In Silurus meridionalis isolate SWU-2019-XX chromosome 29, ASM1480568v1, whole genome shotgun sequence, one DNA window encodes the following:
- the pick1 gene encoding PRKCA-binding protein, with amino-acid sequence MFSDIMDYELEEDKLGIPTVPGTVTLKKDAQNLIGISIGGGAQYCPCLYIVQVFDNTPAALDGTLAAGDEITGVNGKAVKGKTKVEVAKMIQAVQGEAVIHYNKLQADPKQGKSLDIVLKKVKHRLVENMSSGTADALGLSRAILCNDGLVKKLEELEKTAELYKGLMEHSKRLLRAFFELSQTHRAFGDVFSVIGVREPQAAASEAFVKFAEAHRNIEKYGIQLLKTIKPMLHDLNTYLHKAIPDTKLTIRKYLDVKFEYLSYCLKVKEMDDEEYSCIALGEPLYRVSTGNYEYRLILRCRQEARTRFAKMRKDVLEKIELLDQKHVQDIVFQLQRFVSGMSRYYDECYAVLKEADVFPIEVDLSRTTLNYTGPNYEDEEEEGEEEREEEKREQTENGAEKLIDDE; translated from the exons ATGTTTTCAGACATCATGGACTACGAGCTAGAAGAAGATAAGCT tgggATTCCCACAGTTCCTGGAACAGTGACACTAAAGAAGGATGCACAGAACCTGATTGGGATCAGTATAGGGGGCGGGGCTCAGTACTGCCCATGTCTCTACATTGTACAG GTGTTTGATAACACTCCAGCAGCACTGGATGGGACTTTGGCTGCAGGTGATGAGATCACAGGTGTAAACGGTAAAGCAGTAAAGGGCAAGACCAAGGTGGAAGTGGCCAAGATGATTCAGgctgtacag ggcgAAGCAGTGATACACTATAATAAACTACAGGCTGACCCCAAACAGGGCAAATCCCTAGATattg tgttgaAGAAAGTGAAGCACCGGTTGGTGGAGAACATGAGCTCAGGAACAGCAGATGCACTCGGACTGAGCAGAGCCATCCTCTGCAAcg atggacTTGTAAAGAAACtggaggaactggagaaaactgcaGAGCTGTACAAAG ggctGATGGAACACAGTAAACGGTTACTCAGGGCATTCTTTGagctctcacagacacacagag CATTTGGTGATGTGTTCTCTGTGATCGGGGTTCGGGAGCCTCAGGCTGCAGCCAGTGAGGCGTTTGTGAAATTTGCAGAAGCTCATCGTAACATTGAGAAATACGGAATCCAGCTGCTGAAAACCATCAAACCT atgctCCATGATTTGAACACGTACCTCCATAAGGCGATCCCAGACACCAAACTGACAATCCGCAAATACCTGGACGTCAAGTTTGAGTACCTG tcaTACTGTTTGAAGGTGAAGGAGATGGACGATGAGGAGTACAGCTGCAtt gcactGGGAGAGCCGCTGTACCGCGTCAGCACGGGGAACTACGAGTACCGTCTGATTCTGCGATGTCGACAGGAAGCTCGCACTCGATTCGCTAAAATGCGTAAAGATGTTCTGGAGAAGATCGAGCTGCTTGACCAGAAACATG ttcaGGACATTGTGTTCCAGCTACAGAGGTTCGTCTCGGGGATGTCGCGTTACTATGACGAGTGTTACGCTGTGCTGAAAGAGGCCGATGTTTTTCCTATCGAGGTGGACCTCTCACGTACCACCCTCAACTACACCGGCCCAAACTacgaggatgaggaagaggagggcgAGGAGGAGCgagaagaggagaaaagagagcaGACTGAGAATGGAGCAGAGAAACTGAttgatgatgaatga
- the plbd1a gene encoding phospholipase B-like 1 yields MLEMSVCVCVSFLLCSVTALTTDSLHKATVYWDPDTKTVLLKDGVLDDKGDAYGFYNDSFLETGWGVLELRAGYGSTPRGDDKTFFLAGYLEGFLTARLMIDHYTNMYPQLITRPDVLQAVKTFMTKQCSWSRQQVKLHETTDPLWAHTGFVLAQLDGLQAGAAEWAKRSGRKALTLFEVQFLNAVGDLLDLLQMLDPEAKPSLRQFKEPPMGHCSALIKVLPGYENVLFAHSSWYVYAATMRIFKHWDFKVQETHTATGKLSFSSYPGFLVSLDDFYLLGSGLMMTQTTNNVFNQSLHELVTPSSLFAWQRVRLANALAHNGQEWAEIFSRYNSGTYNNQYMVLDVSKISLGLRLDNGALTIVEQIPGLVEYSDQTEVLRFGYWPSYNIPFHQRIYTLSGYGEMWMEYGEDFSYELCPRAKIFRRDQASVTDLSSLKHIMRYNDYEKDPYSKGDPCKSICCRGDLRKSNPTPQGCYDTKVTDLHMAQQFVSEALNGPSTEGDLPPFSWDAFNSTMHRGLPRLYNYTFVSMHPVLFTP; encoded by the exons ATGTtggagatgagtgtgtgtgtgtgtgtgagtttcctGCTGTGTTCTGTAACTGCACTGACAACTGACT CTCTACATAAAGCTACAGTGTACTGGGACCCTGACACTAAGACGGTTCTGTTGAAGGACGGGGTTCTGGATGACAAAGGAGATGCTTATGGTTTCTATAACGACTCGTTTTTAGAGACAGGATGGGGCGTGCTGGAGCTTCGGGCAGGGTATGGATCAACACCTAGGGGTGATGATAAAACCTTCTTCCTGGCTGGATATCTGGAGGGATTCCTGACTGCACG GCTGATGATCGATCACTACACTAACATGTATCCTCAGCTTATTACCAGACCTGATGTCCTGCAGGCCGTCAAGACCTTCATGAC TAAGCAGTGCTCCTGGTCTCGGCAGCAGGTGAAGCTGCATGAAACCACTGATCCTCTGTGGGCTCATACCGGCTTCGTCCTGGCTCAGCTGGACGGACTGCAGGCCGGTGCGGCCGAATGGGCCAAGCGTTCAGGGAGAAAG gcccTGACGCTGTTTGAGGTGCAGTTCCTGAATGCAGTTGGAGATCTGTTGGATTTGTTACAGATGTTGGATCCTGAGGCCAAACCTTCACTGAGACAATTTAAAGAGCCCCCAATGGGTCACTGCTCTGCCCTCATCAAG gtgttacCAGGCTATGAGAACGTGTTGTTCGCTCACTCCAGCTGGTATGTTTATGCTGCCACAATGCGCATCTTTAAACACTGGGACTTTAAAGTGCAGGAAACACACACTGCTACGGGGAAACTTTCCTTCAGCAGCTACCctg GTTTCCTGGTGTCTCTGGATGATTTCTACCTGTTGGGCAGTGGGCTGATGATGACCCAGACCACCAACAATGTTTTTAACCAGTCGCTGCACGAGTTGGTCACGCCGTCCTCCTTGTTTGCCTGGCAGAGAGTCCGGCTAGCCAACGCCCTCGCACATAATGGCCAAGAGTGGGCGGAGATATTTTCCCGATACAACTCTG GGACGTACAATAATCAGTACATGGTACTGGATGTGAGTAAAATATCCCTGGGCTTGAGACTTGATAATGGGGCTCTGACCATAGTGGAGCAGATCCCAGGACTAGTGGAATATTCAGATCAGACGGAGGTTCTGCGCTTCG GTTACTGGCCTTCCTACAACATACCATTCCACCAGAGGATCTATACCCTGAGTGGGTATGGGGAGATGTGGATGGAGTATGGAGAGGATTTCTCCTATGAACTCTGTCCTCGAGCCAAGATCTTCCGCCGTGACCAGGCATCTGTTACTGATCTCTCATCACTCAAACACATCATGAGATACAATG ACTATGAGAAAGATCCATACTCGAAGGGTGACCCCTGTAAATCCATCTGCTGTCGTGGTGATCTGCGGAAGTCGAACCCTACGCCTCAGGGATGTTACGACACCAAG GTGACTGACCTGCATATGGCTCAGCAGTTTGTGTCCGAGGCTCTGAATGGGCCGAGCACAGAGGGGGATCTTCCTCCTTTCAGTTGGGATGCATTTAACAGTACGATGCACCGAGGCTTGCCACGTCTCTACAACTACACGTTTGTTAGCATGCATCCGGTGCTGTTTACTCCCTGA